The Scophthalmus maximus strain ysfricsl-2021 chromosome 7, ASM2237912v1, whole genome shotgun sequence genome includes a window with the following:
- the LOC118315442 gene encoding cAMP-dependent protein kinase type II-beta regulatory subunit produces the protein MRGFPVARSSRRCLDRKKPRAIFIQGKERIRCRCLADRAARLHPSAEFSLSLSLSLSLSLSLSLPLSFFSIPSVLWIVHKFRSKTGLVHIHRLRTGMSIEIPEGLTELLQSFTVEVLRNQPRDLLEFALQYFTQLRDRETKGASFGNERNSAPRPGKAVNFIDEAMQIDSENGEEEEEEDDDDDDEEFIAPVMNRFIRRASVCAEAFNPDEDEEDKEPWVTHPKTDEQRQRLQEACRDILLFKNLDPEEMSQVLDAMFEKFCTEGEHIIEQDGDGDNFYVIESGMFNIFMKVDGTEKQVGCYDNRGSFGELALMYNTPRAATIIAVSPGALWCLDRLTFRRIIVKNNAKKRRLYEAFIETLPLLTSLELSERMKVVDVLSTKAYNDSQQIIAQGDLADCFYIVESGQVRITMKRSRTKKDQEDEELDIATCFRGQYFGELALVTNKPRAASAYAVGSVKCLVMDIQAFERLLGPCMDIMKRNIANYEEQLVTLFGNSPEIEQQSA, from the exons ATGCGTGGGTTTCCTGTAGCCAGAAGCAGCAGAAGATGCTTGGAccgaaaaaaacccagagccaTTTTCATTCAAGGAAAAGAGAGGATCCGCTGTCGTTGCCTCGCTGACCGGGCGGCCCGACTACACCCGTCTGCagaattctctctctctctctctctctccctctctctctccctctctctctctctccctctctctttcttttcgaTTCCATCTGTGCTTTGGATTGTTCACAAATTTCGCAGCAAAACCGGTTTAGTCCACATCCATAGACTGAGAACAGGAATGAGTATAGAAATTCCCGAGGGCCTGACGGAGCTGTTACAGAGCTTTACCGTGGAAGTTTTGAGGAACCAGCCCCGGGATCTGCTCGAGTTCGCCCTACAGTACTTCACCCAGCTGAGGGACCGCGAGACCAAAGGGGCCTCGTTCGGCAATGAGCGAAATTCGGCCCCAAGACCCGGGAAAGCGGTCAACTTCATTGACGAAGCCATGCAAATCGACTCGGAaaacggagaggaggaggaggaggaggacgacgacgacgacgacgaggaatTCATAG CCCCTGTAATGAACAGATTCATCAGAAGAGCATCAG TGTGTGCTGAAGCGTTCAATcctgatgaagatgaggaggataaAGAGCCATGG GTCACCCACCCAAAGACCGatgagcagagacagagactaCAGGAAGCGTGTAGGGACATTCTTCTGTTCAAGAATTTGGATCCG GAAGAGATGTCTCAGGTGCTGGACGCCATGTTTGAGAAGTTCTGTACGGAAGGGGAGCACATCATCGAGCAAGATGGTGATGGGGACAATTTTTATGTCATTGAAAG TGGGatgtttaacattttcatgaagGTCGATGGCACAGAGAAGCAGGTTGGCTGCTATGACAACAGAGGCAGCTTTGGAGAACTAGCATTGATGTACAACACCCCCAGGGCAGCCACCATAATCGCCGTCTCACCTGGAGCCCTTTGGTGCCTA GATCGTCTGACATTCAGGAGGATCATAGTGAAGAATAACGCCAAGAAGAGGAGGCTGTATGAGGCGTTCATTGAAACGCTGCCATTGCTCACGTCGTTAGAG CTCTCTGAGAGAATGAAGGTTGTAGACGTGCTGTCCACCAAGGCGTACAATGATTCACAGCAGATTATTGCTCAG GGGGATTTAGCGGATTGCTTCTACATCGTCGAGTCTGGCCAAGTTAGAATCACCATGAAAAGAAGCAGA ACGAAAAAAGaccaggaggatgaggagctggATATTGCCACATGCTTTAGGGGCCAGTATTTTGGGGAGTTGGCGCTTGTCACAAACAAGCCCAGAGCTGCGTCGGCATACGCTGTGGGAAGCGTCAAATGCTTGG tcatgGATATTCAAGCCTTCGAGAGATTGCTGGGCCCGTGCATGGACATCATGAAGAGGAACATTGCTAACTATGAGGAGCAGCTAGTTACCCTGTTTGGAAATAGCCCGGAGATTGAGCAACAAAGTGCATAA
- the hbp1 gene encoding HMG box-containing protein 1, with translation MDESFDPLKCNEDLPSSPGCHMDYDDLPELQEVEEDQRAPGLFQVGAGVSHQELSCSPSTNWLAELANIATSPQSPLLKDAQHKRSSPVHIFGNSNSLHSYARPPLASSAPNPSRGHLRERRRVRASSESESGVFSMSSSFSDDEDMAWSHSWPSTAWHCFLKGTRLRFHRGPNVEWQEADELRDSEDDSDDETMMPFSSSLKRYGSEGLKLVSHEETVSFGRTALKLTFDPGSADGGLLTAECRLDHPFFVKHKGWSSFYPSLTVVHHGIPCYEMQLGDVCLPPNHPDAINCDDSVVFDTFRSYDFTPLDSSAVYVLSSMARQRRTSLSSGGAVSPDCDKLERSSSPQSSISKSNRSNASGTASVVTPTKCKRPMNAFMLFAKKYRVEYTQMYPGKDNRAISVILGDKWKKMKSEERRMYTMEAKALAEEQKRLNPDCWKRKRTNSGSQQT, from the exons ATGGACGAGTCCTTCGATCCCCTCAAGTGTAACGAAGACTTGCCATCCTCACCTGGGTGCCACATGGATTATG ATGACTTGCCCGagctgcaggaggtggaggaggaccaGAGGGCTCCAGGGTTGTTTCAGGTGGGAGCAGGAGTGTCTCACCAGGAGCTCAGTTGTTCCCCGAGCACCAACTGGCTCGCTGAACTGGCCAACATTGCCACCAGTCCACAGAGTCCTTTGCTGAAGGATGCCCAGCATAAGAG ATCATCTCCAGTCCACATCTTTGGCAACAGTAATAGTTTACATTCCTACGCGCGGCCCCCATTAGCCAGCAGCGCACCCAACCCGTCCAGAGGGCACCTCAGGGAGCGTAGGCGTGTCAGG GCTAGCAGCGAATCGGAGTCTGGAGTTTTCTCAATGTCCTCATCCTTTTCTGATGATGAAGACATGGCCTGGTCTCACTCCTGGCCCTCCACAGCCTGGCATTGCTTCCTGAAag GAACTCGCCTGCGCTTCCATCGTGGTCCTAATGTCGAGTGGCAGGAAGCGGATGAACTCAGGGATTCAGAGGATGACTCAGATGATGAAACCATGATGCCATTCTCCTCATCTCTCAAG AGATATGGATCAGAGGGCCTGAAGCTGGTGAGCCACGAAGAGACGGTGTCTTTTGGCCGGACAGCTCTTaaactgacctttgaccccggcTCAGCTGATGGCGGTCTTTTAACAGCAGAGTGCCGACTAGATCACCCATTCTTTGTCAAACATAAAG ggtGGTCTTCCTTTTATCCGAGCCTTACTGTGGTGCACCATGGGATACCTTGCTACGAGATGCAGCTTGGTGATGTGTGCCTGCCACCGAACCACCCAGATGCCATCAACTGTGATGACTCGGTCGTCTTTGACACTTTCAGAAG CTATGATTTCACCCCACTCGATTCCTCAGCAGTGTATGTTCTCAGCAGCATGGCTCGTCAGCGTAGGACCTCCCTGTCCAGCGGAGGTGCGGTCAGTCCAGACTGTGATAAACTCGAGCGCTCCAGCTCCCCACAATCCTCAATTAGCAAATCAAACAGGAGCAACGCCTCAGGGACAGCCAGCGTGGTCACGCCTACAAAATGCAAGCGGCCAATGAATGCCTTCATGCTCTTTGCCAAGAAGTACAGAGTGGAGTACACGCAGATGTATCCTGGGAAGGACAACAG AGCCATTAGTGTCATCTTGGGTGACAagtggaagaagatgaagagtgaggagaggaggatgtaCACCATGGAGGCCAAAGCTCTGGCTGAGGAGCAGAAACGACTCAATCCAGACTGCTGGAAGCGTAAAAGAACCAACTCT GGTTCCCAGCAGACCTAG